CAGCCACGCAAGCTTCGGGCAATACTGAAGTGGGTCGTTCTGTTGTGAACAAAGCAAAAGACGCGATTAGCCGATTAGCTCAAGACATTGAAAGTACAGGTCAAGTGGTTGAGCAGCTTGCTTCAACAACGCAAGACATTGGCTCTATTCTGGGTGTTATCCGTGATATTTCAGAGCAAACTAACTTACTTGCACTGAACGCAGCGATTGAAGCAGCCCGTGCGGGTGAACAAGGTCGCGGTTTTGCCGTGGTAGCAGATGAAGTACGAAACCTAGCAAGCCGTACTGCAGATTCAACGGAAGAGATTCAGAAGATGATCAACCAACTGCAAAGCGATGCGAAAGATGCGGTAACTGCAATGAGTGCAGGTAAGGTTATTACGCTTGAAGGTGTATCAGCATCGGATGAAGCGGTAGATGTACTGAGTGGTATCTCAGACCGTATCGTTGATATTACCGACCGCAACACGCAAGTTGCTACGGCAACGGAAGAGCAATCGACTGTGGTTCACACCATCAACCAGAACATTGAAGAGATCAATGCGATCAACGAAGTGACGACCGGCACTGCTGAGCAACTTGCTGAAGCGAGCCAAGAGCTTCGCGACCTTTCTTCTCGTCTAGATAAGATGGTTGGTTCATTCAAGCTTTAATACCTTTAAGTTTTCATACTGTAGGTCATAGCATGGCTTAGATAGTTACATAGACGAAGAGCTGGATTCATTTAATCGTGAATCCAGCTCTTTTTATTTTGTGGTTTTGTTTTCTTCTAACTGACCTTAGCTTGATCTGGTTTCGGGCTTTAAACTCCATCACCCTAGCATCACAGTGCGTAAATGAGTAAAATCTGATTAGGTTTAATATTTAGGTAAGTATCATGAGCGATTTTGAAAAAGAACTAGAGCAGATGACTCAAGAGATGGGCGATGAGCCAGAGGTAAAACTGCCATCACTTGAAGAGCAAAAAGCGATCGTTGCTGAATTTAAGCGACTAGAAGCGGAAGGCAAGCTAACACCTGAAGTGTTAGAAAAGCATTTTGGCCAGTTCAATAAAAAAAATGATACGCCAATCCACTAAGCTTAAAACAAGCTATAGTGCTTAAAGTACCTGGTTGTGTTGAAGCTCAAATTAAATAGATAAAGGTCTAGTACATGCTAGACCTTTTTTATTGCCGTTATCAAAAACCGCCTATTCAATGAAAGAGAAACGAGTTTTAGAAAATGAAAAAATCCCCCTTATGTAGTAAGAGGGATTTGATATGGGCAAGTTATATCTTAAAAGGCGAACTGGTTAATCTGTACCGTACTCTTTGTACAAACGACGACATCCGCGGCCATCGCTGTGGAACAGGTGACAACGGTGCGCTGGAATACCAATCGCCAACTTGTCACCTGATTCGATTGTTAACGTGTCTGGCTGGCGATAGATAACGTCAGCATCGGCACTTTCAAGGTTTAGGTAAACCTGAGTTTCGTTACCCAGCTTCTCAACCATCATCACTTCAGCTTCAATTGTCGCGTCACCTGATTCAGCAGACATCAAGTGCTCAGGACGAACACCCATAGACATACGGTCACCAGCATTAACGGTTGTACCATCAACAGGGATCCAGAAAGTCATGCCGTTTGAAAGCTGTATCAATACGCGTTCTGCTTCAGCCTGTTCAATGTGTACAGACATAAAGTTCATCTTCGGCGAACCAATAAAGCCAGCAACGAAACGGTTTTGAGGGTAGTGGTATAGGTCAAGTGGTTTACCAACTTGAGATACGGAACCACCGTCAAGAACAACGATCTTATCGGCCATTGTCATCGCTTCGACTTGGTCGTGGGTCACGTAAATCATGGTACAACCAAGTTGACGTTGCAGCTTAGTGATTTGCGAACGCATTTGAACACGTAGTGCAGCATCTAGGTTCGATAGAGGCTCATCAAGTAGGAATACGTTTGGTTGAGAAACCAAAGTGCGACCAATCGCAACACGTTGACGCTGACCTCCAGAAAGTGCTTTAGGTTGGCGCTCTAGTAAGTGACCAAGCTGAAGAATCTCAGCAGCATGTTCAACACGCTTATCAATTTCAGCTTTGTTAGCGTTTGCTAACTTCAGGCCAAAAGACATGTTGTCGTAAAGGTTTAGGTGAGGGTAGAGCGCGTAAGACTGAAATACCATACCTACGCCACGTTTGGAAGGTTCAACGTCATTCATGCGTTGGTCACCAATGTACAAATCACCAGACGTAATGTCCTCTAGACCTGCGATACATCGTAATAGCGTCGATTTACCACAACCTGATGGCCCCACGAATACTACGAACTCACCTTCGTTGATGTCTAAGGTTACGTCCTTAGAAATCTGTACATCCCCATATGATTTATAAACGTTTTTTAACGTGACATTCGCCATCTAGCTAGTCCTCGATCGATCAAATTTTAAGTTTTACTGCTTATCATTATAAGAAATTTTTGGGTCAGCAGTAACTGTAGGAATTGGTAAGTCTTGAGTGAGTAAGAAAAAAGTGGGTGAGACTTGGATTCTGTAACCAAGCCCACCCGTCATAGCCAAACTGGTGCCTATTTCCCCCACATCCAGCTAAATCTCCCCCGTGATTCAATCACAGATTTAGCTCGATGCTTAATAAAGACAACAGCGGGCAGTGAAGCCAACTAAATGAACAATGCTTAAACGCACAACATCTGCTGGTAAAGGGTTCTTACTATCCACTCTTGGATGAATGCAGTTTCGGTTAATTGGTGCAATCGTACATCCTCCCAATGAAAATTTAACGAGGGGGAGTAGGAGGGGAGGAGTAGATAAATAAGGTTATTGATAATAGGCGATCCAGTTCAAATAAATCCACGGCATAACGGTGACTCTGATCACGATGAGTATGCATTTTGTGATTTTAGTCTCTAATCCGACCGGATGATGAT
This genomic window from Vibrio toranzoniae contains:
- the malK gene encoding maltose/maltodextrin ABC transporter ATP-binding protein MalK; translated protein: MANVTLKNVYKSYGDVQISKDVTLDINEGEFVVFVGPSGCGKSTLLRCIAGLEDITSGDLYIGDQRMNDVEPSKRGVGMVFQSYALYPHLNLYDNMSFGLKLANANKAEIDKRVEHAAEILQLGHLLERQPKALSGGQRQRVAIGRTLVSQPNVFLLDEPLSNLDAALRVQMRSQITKLQRQLGCTMIYVTHDQVEAMTMADKIVVLDGGSVSQVGKPLDLYHYPQNRFVAGFIGSPKMNFMSVHIEQAEAERVLIQLSNGMTFWIPVDGTTVNAGDRMSMGVRPEHLMSAESGDATIEAEVMMVEKLGNETQVYLNLESADADVIYRQPDTLTIESGDKLAIGIPAHRCHLFHSDGRGCRRLYKEYGTD